From Vibrio aerogenes, a single genomic window includes:
- the deoC gene encoding deoxyribose-phosphate aldolase: MSDINAEAIRALQLMDLTTLNDDDTNEKVIALCQSANTPAGTPAAVCIYPQFISVARQALSEQGTPDIRIATVTNFPHGNDNIDVAVSETRDAIEKGADEVDVVFPYRALMSGDENTGFELVKQCKAVCGDKLLKVIIESGELQTEALIKKASEISIRAGADFIKTSTGKVPVNATPESARMMMEVIRDLGVIDKVGFKAAGGVRTAEEAAHYLAIADEVLGKENVDRRHYRFGASSLLNSLLSTLGMSDKTSSDAGSY; the protein is encoded by the coding sequence ATGAGTGATATAAACGCTGAAGCCATTCGTGCACTTCAGTTAATGGATCTGACAACTCTAAATGATGATGATACGAATGAGAAAGTCATTGCTTTATGTCAGAGTGCAAACACACCGGCAGGCACGCCTGCAGCGGTATGTATTTATCCTCAATTTATATCTGTTGCAAGACAAGCATTGTCTGAACAGGGGACGCCAGATATACGGATAGCGACTGTCACTAATTTTCCCCATGGGAATGATAATATCGATGTTGCTGTTTCTGAAACACGTGACGCGATTGAAAAAGGTGCAGATGAAGTTGATGTGGTTTTCCCTTACCGGGCATTGATGTCGGGAGACGAAAATACAGGTTTCGAGCTGGTGAAGCAGTGTAAAGCAGTTTGTGGTGACAAATTACTGAAAGTGATTATTGAATCAGGTGAATTACAAACTGAAGCGCTGATCAAAAAAGCGTCTGAAATTTCTATCCGTGCCGGGGCTGATTTTATTAAGACATCAACTGGTAAAGTGCCTGTGAATGCAACGCCAGAATCCGCCAGAATGATGATGGAAGTCATTCGTGATCTTGGTGTGATTGATAAGGTTGGTTTTAAAGCTGCTGGTGGTGTGCGTACTGCCGAAGAAGCAGCGCATTATCTGGCCATTGCGGATGAAGTTCTGGGCAAAGAGAATGTCGATCGTCGTCATTATCGCTTTGGTGCATCCAGCCTGTTAAATAGCTTGCTTTCAACGCTTGGCATGTCTGATAAAACGTCTTCAGATGCTGGTTCATACTGA
- a CDS encoding NupC/NupG family nucleoside CNT transporter, with the protein MSLLMSLIGIVALLGIAVLLSENRKAINLRTVGGAFAIQFFLGAFVLYSPWGRDLLAGITNGIQHVINYGKDGTQFLFGNLVNFSVDGIGFIFAFQVLPAIVFFCSLIAVLYYIGVMPWIIKIIGGGLQKALGTSRAESMSAAANIFVGQTEAPLVVRPYIAKMTESELFAIMCGGLASIAGSVLAGYAQLGVPLEYLIAASFMAAPGGLLFAKILKPEVDKPVNDELKDFDEERPSNFIDAAAGGASTGMQLALNVGAMLLAFIGLIALLNGILGGIGGWFGMPELSLNGLLGWLFSPLAFIIGVPWSEATVAGSFIGQKIVLNEFVAYSNFVPYIGEHAQVVASTGQVMSEKTSAIISFALCGFANLSSIAILLGGLGGMAPGRRHDIARMGIKAVIAGTLSNLMAATIAGLFLSI; encoded by the coding sequence ATGAGTTTGCTAATGAGCCTGATTGGCATTGTGGCATTGCTTGGCATCGCTGTATTACTCTCCGAAAATCGTAAAGCGATTAATTTACGTACGGTCGGGGGCGCTTTTGCAATCCAGTTTTTTCTGGGTGCATTTGTTCTTTACAGCCCATGGGGGCGTGACCTTCTTGCAGGAATTACCAATGGTATTCAGCATGTAATTAACTATGGCAAAGATGGCACACAATTTCTGTTTGGGAATCTGGTTAATTTCTCAGTCGATGGGATTGGCTTCATTTTTGCGTTTCAGGTTTTGCCGGCTATCGTCTTTTTCTGTTCCCTTATTGCCGTGCTTTATTACATTGGTGTGATGCCATGGATTATTAAAATTATTGGTGGCGGTCTGCAAAAAGCTCTGGGCACTTCCCGTGCAGAATCTATGTCTGCAGCGGCAAATATCTTTGTTGGCCAGACTGAAGCGCCACTGGTTGTGCGTCCTTACATCGCAAAGATGACCGAGTCCGAACTATTTGCGATCATGTGTGGTGGTTTGGCGTCGATTGCCGGTAGTGTACTGGCGGGTTATGCCCAGCTGGGTGTTCCGCTGGAGTATCTGATTGCCGCTTCATTTATGGCGGCACCCGGTGGATTACTATTTGCAAAAATTCTGAAACCCGAAGTTGATAAGCCTGTAAATGATGAATTAAAAGATTTTGATGAAGAAAGACCATCAAACTTTATCGATGCGGCAGCTGGTGGCGCATCCACAGGGATGCAACTGGCATTGAATGTCGGGGCAATGCTGCTGGCATTCATTGGATTGATTGCTTTGCTTAATGGTATTTTGGGCGGTATCGGGGGATGGTTTGGCATGCCTGAGCTGTCTCTGAATGGTCTTCTGGGCTGGTTATTTTCTCCGCTGGCTTTCATTATTGGTGTTCCCTGGTCTGAAGCCACAGTGGCTGGCTCATTTATCGGGCAAAAAATTGTTTTGAATGAGTTTGTTGCTTATTCTAACTTTGTTCCTTATATCGGTGAGCATGCTCAGGTTGTCGCTTCTACAGGTCAGGTGATGTCAGAGAAAACTTCTGCAATCATCTCTTTTGCTCTGTGTGGGTTTGCGAACTTGTCTTCAATTGCTATTTTGTTAGGCGGGCTGGGTGGTATGGCGCCTGGACGCCGCCACGATATTGCCCGTATGGGAATTAAAGCGGTTATTGCAGGGACATTGTCGAACCTGATGGCGGCGACAATCGCTGGCTTGTTCCTTTCAATCTGA
- a CDS encoding BMP family lipoprotein: MKKSILKLSALTLAITSFHVFAQAKPAVIYDTAGKFDKSFNEAVYRDGVLAMKEKEGIKVREYEPQNEAQREQGLRRLAQRGYSPIVAVGFNMSSAVEKVSGEFPKIHFTILDMVVDKPNVQSVVFKEHEGSFLVGALAAKVSKTGTIGFVGGMDIPLIRKFECGYEQGAKYANPDITVLQNMTGSTPAAFSDPAKGSELAKSQFSKGADVVYAAAGGTGLGVYQAAKDAGKYAIGVDSNQNHLHPGTMLTSMVKMVGSAARDSWNEEIKGTWKPGIKVLGLKENAVDWAYDKYNKSLISDEMKSYMASLKKDIVSGKIKVHDYMSDNTCKY, from the coding sequence GTGAAAAAGTCCATCCTGAAACTATCTGCACTGACTTTAGCCATCACTTCATTTCACGTTTTTGCACAGGCAAAACCAGCCGTGATCTATGATACTGCCGGTAAATTTGATAAATCATTCAATGAAGCCGTTTATCGTGACGGTGTTCTGGCAATGAAGGAAAAAGAAGGGATAAAAGTCCGGGAATATGAACCTCAGAATGAAGCGCAACGCGAACAGGGTTTACGTCGTCTGGCTCAGCGGGGATACTCTCCGATTGTGGCGGTCGGTTTTAATATGTCTTCAGCAGTAGAAAAAGTTTCCGGTGAATTCCCGAAAATCCACTTTACGATTCTGGATATGGTTGTTGACAAGCCGAATGTTCAGTCCGTCGTATTTAAAGAGCATGAAGGCTCTTTCTTAGTTGGTGCACTGGCTGCTAAAGTTTCTAAAACAGGCACTATCGGCTTCGTTGGCGGTATGGATATTCCATTGATCCGTAAATTCGAATGCGGCTATGAGCAGGGCGCAAAGTATGCCAATCCTGACATTACTGTTTTACAAAATATGACCGGCTCAACCCCGGCAGCTTTCTCTGATCCGGCAAAAGGTTCAGAGCTGGCAAAATCACAATTCTCTAAAGGTGCTGATGTTGTTTATGCTGCTGCCGGTGGTACAGGTCTGGGCGTTTATCAGGCAGCTAAAGATGCAGGTAAATATGCAATCGGTGTGGATTCAAATCAAAACCACCTGCATCCGGGAACGATGCTGACATCCATGGTTAAAATGGTGGGCTCAGCAGCAAGAGACAGCTGGAATGAAGAAATCAAAGGCACCTGGAAACCGGGTATCAAAGTCCTGGGATTAAAAGAAAATGCCGTGGACTGGGCGTATGACAAATATAATAAGTCTCTGATCAGTGATGAGATGAAATCCTATATGGCAAGTCTGAAGAAAGACATTGTATCAGGCAAAATTAAGGTTCATGACTATATGTCAGATAACACCTGTAAGTACTGA